The Erigeron canadensis isolate Cc75 chromosome 4, C_canadensis_v1, whole genome shotgun sequence genome window below encodes:
- the LOC122596081 gene encoding probable carboxylesterase 18 — protein MDQKPETPSLPLITRFKLWVVSTLTNWGIRRDGTLDRRFRNLIDFKSSTTPTPVEGVKSYDVSIDPNRNLWVRVFAPVVTNDKLPVIVYYHGGGFSFYTADSSPFDVLCRRFASMIPAVIVSVSYRLTPEHRYPSQYDDGLDVLKFIDDGFNVEKLPENADLRYCFVAGDSAGGNLAHHVCVRASQNKFHNLKVIGLVALQPFFGGEERTESELSPDTSIGLALNQTDFYWNVFKPLSSSTDEKWDRDNEVINVTGPRAADITGLDFPTTLIVLGGRDILRDRHKMYYEWLKKSKKDAYLEEYPYMFHGFYAFTEVSEATHVISVIRDFVHKQMNTSAE, from the exons ATGGATCAAAAACCTGAAACACCCTCACTCCCACTAATCACCCGTTTCAAGCTTTGGGTTGTTTCCACTCTCACAAACTGGGGCATCCGACGCGATGGCACCCTCGATAGGCGCTTTCGCAACCTCATTGACTTCAAGTCTTCTACGACACCAACACCCGTTGAAGGTGTCAAGTCCTATGATGTTTCCATTGACCCGAATCGTAATCTCTGGGTCCGTGTATTTGCCCCTGTTGTAACCAATGACAAATTGCCCGTAATAGTGTACTACCATGGGGGCGGGTTTTCATTTTACACCGCGGACAGCAGTCCTTTTGATGTGCTGTGTAGACGATTTGCTAGTATGATTCCTGCTGTTATTGTTTCTGTTAGTTATCGATTGACTCCAGAACATCGGTATCCTTCTCAGTATGATGATGGACTTGATGTCTTGAAGTTTATTGATGATGGTTTCAATGTCGAGAAATTGCCAGAGAACGCTGACCTGCGGTATTGTTTTGTTGCCGGAGACAGTGCTGGTGGAAACCTTGCCCATCATGTTTGTGTTAGAGCTTCTCAGAACAAGTTTCACAATCTTAAG GTTATTGGACTGGTGGCGCTACAACCTTTCTTTGGAGGAGAGGAACGAACCGAATCAGAGTTATCACCTGATACTTCGATAGGCCTAGCACTGAACCAGACCGATTTCTATTGGAATGTGTTCAAGCCACTCTCCTCTTCAACCGACGAAAAATGGGACAGAGACAATGAAGTGATCAATGTTACTGGGCCGAGGGCAGCTGACATAACTGGTTTGGACTTTCCAACAACGTTAATCGTTCTGGGAGGACGTGATATCCTCAGGGATCGGCACAAAATGTATTATGAGTGGctgaaaaagtcaaaaaaagatGCATATTTGGAGGAGTATCCATACATGTTTCATGGCTTTTATGCATTTACAGAAGTGTCTGAAGCCACACATGTTATATCTGTAATAAGGGACTTTGTTCACAAACAAATGAATACATCTGCTGAATAG
- the LOC122597325 gene encoding F-box/FBD/LRR-repeat protein At1g13570-like — MEYIRGKCKATPEDAISILPEGVITNILDCLPIQDAVGTSILSRKWRYKWTALTQLVFDDNFVEQFRRGSDFIQYGRIISRLLLHIRGNIRKFVLYMPYCYYSRMDFEDINNWIMLLSTKGIRELTLINMHAEPFELSTHLLSCTDLKHLTLQNCYLRHMTIFCGFPNLLELEFNRVRFKDSKIGELITSCTFLEVLKLNTAKRTGNIVKLFEIAKLQNLKLLSLTLYGLDNLAFTASDIFQLMASLRKLQTLALDFENFKFMEENTAGKRALSALPSLKSLSLWNLNLSSRSMVIFAFDLIQFSPNLQTLKIMAEYQYPPWLVPLTSLEVESFIMGNLKRLQIVEYGSIIDSEIELCLIKSLLANCSLLKKMVIYCDKSRHRSSYLLHLADKLLAFPRASPIATMNLKDDCDRPKAT, encoded by the exons ATGGAATATATCCGTGGCAAGTGTAAAGCTACACCAGAAGATGCTATTAGCATCTTGCCAGAGGGTGTGATAACTAATATTCTTGATTGCTTACCGATACAAGATGCAGTGGGGACTAGTATCTTGTCGAGAAAATGGAGGTATAAGTGGACTGCACTCACTCAGCTCGTATTTGATGACAACTTTGTTGAGCAATTTAGAAGAGGCAGTGATTTTATACAATATGGAAGAATAATAAGTAGACTTCTTCTTCATATTAGAGGCAACATAAGAAAGTTTGTCCTCTATATGCCATATTGTTACTATTCGAGGATGGATTTTGAGGATATTAATAATTGGATTATGTTATTGTCCACAAAAGGGATAAGGGAGCTCACTCTTATAAATATGCATGCAGAACCATTTGAGTTATCCACCCATCTTTTATCCTGCACGGATTTGAAACATTTAACGCTCCAGAACTGTTATTTACGCCATATGACTATTTTTTGTGGTTTTCCAAATCTTTTGGAGTTGGAATTTAATCGAGTAAGGTTTAAAGACAGCAAAATTGGGGAACTGATAACTTCGTGTACATTCCTTGAGGTTCTGAAACTCAATACTGCCAAACGGACAGGCAATATTGTGAAACTTTTTGAGATTGCGAAACTTCAAAATCTCAAACTTTTATCCTTGACGTTATATGGACTTGACAACCTAGCGTTCACAGCTTCGGATATTTTTCAGCTAATGGCTTCTCTTCGGAAACTTCAGACTCTTGCTttggattttgaaaatttcaag TTCATGGAAGAAAATACTGCTGGAAAGAGGGCCTTGTCCGCTTTACCTAGCCTCAAGTCTCTTTCATTGTGGAATTTGAATTTGAGCAGTCGCTCAATGGTCATATTTGCTTTTGACTTGATTCAATTCTCCCCAAATTTGCAGACTCTTAAGATCATG GCTGAATACCAGTATCCTCCGTGGTTAGTTCCTCTTACTTCTTTGGAAGTGGAAAGCTTTATAATGGGTAACCTGAAGAGGCTTCAGATTGTGGAGTATGGATCTATTATAGACTCAGAGATTGAACTATGTTTAATCAAGTCTCTACTTGCTAATTGTTCCTTGTTAAAGAAGATGGTTATTTATTGCGACAAAAGCCGTCATAGATCTTCTTATCTCTTACACCTTGCTGACAAGCTATTAGCATTTCCTCGAGCCTCCCCCATAGCTACAATGAATCTCAAGGATGACTGTGATCGGCCTAAAGCTACTTAG